In one Geovibrio ferrireducens genomic region, the following are encoded:
- a CDS encoding DUF2917 domain-containing protein produces the protein MKGKSLRMSLGKDKLVSLNGIKKASLICEQGKLWITGTREGDIVVKSGEKVSLLPLHSLVIQGGAESMFSMEIN, from the coding sequence ATGAAAGGAAAAAGCCTTAGAATGTCTTTGGGAAAGGACAAGCTTGTATCACTTAACGGCATTAAAAAGGCCAGCCTTATCTGTGAGCAGGGAAAGCTGTGGATAACCGGAACCAGGGAAGGTGATATTGTTGTGAAAAGCGGCGAAAAAGTAAGCCTGCTCCCCCTGCACAGCCTGGTTATTCAGGGCGGCGCGGAATCTATGTTCTCTATGGAAATAAACTGA
- a CDS encoding phage holin family protein, which yields MNINSFIIYRIFANLVAFWVAGKTIPGFATGDMLSLISASIVLTFLHIFIRPLMVILTLPLQVFSLGLAYIIFNAVYVKITSVIVKDIVAEGFLPALGAAVMISLVNMVLDGLARRQRISRNGSENGQGRY from the coding sequence ATGAATATAAACAGTTTCATTATATACCGAATTTTTGCAAATCTGGTAGCTTTCTGGGTGGCTGGCAAAACAATTCCCGGATTTGCGACAGGGGATATGCTCAGCCTCATAAGCGCTTCCATCGTGCTTACATTTCTGCATATTTTCATACGTCCGCTCATGGTTATCCTCACCCTGCCCCTTCAGGTTTTCAGTCTGGGGCTGGCATATATTATTTTCAATGCCGTGTATGTCAAAATCACCTCAGTAATTGTTAAGGATATAGTGGCCGAAGGATTTTTGCCTGCTCTCGGTGCTGCGGTTATGATAAGCTTGGTTAATATGGTGCTGGACGGACTGGCACGCAGACAGAGGATAAGCAGGAATGGATCCGAAAACGGTCAGGGAAGATATTGA
- a CDS encoding Lcl C-terminal domain-containing protein: protein MRKLIVLVMLISGLLMGCDSRIFEGRSGKGEPDAENPYKGFYTGVYSSPSVSGAWSITVDGDGDITGIAEDAYNSYESFSLIGSVNEDGSAVVIGNSFVSKLRAAGIISFTFDDLGADSITGTWSKDGGTSTGSFSGVLLYQGTPPVNTSPQISGTPIIEITAGNLYDFTPISFDADDDTVTFTILNKPLWADFNSETGALTGTPASGDVGVYDEIVITAVDGRGGYDHLDMFSITVNAANSAPEISGTPQTAITAFSAYSFTPGANDTDNDPLTFSITNKPDWATFSTSTGALTGTPDNSDAAVYSGIVISVSDGNGGSASLPAFSITVAYLNSAPTIDGTPNGSTVFGQAYSFIPNAADADNDPLTFSITNKPDWATFNTSTGALTGTPTLGNAGGYDNITISVSDGTADSVELAEFGIKVLGGVVKTGSTGSFGFDDAYYENIGYGITRNFSDDLIFGYIVDNNYGLRWLNELNNNTYTHADAVSYCATKTVGGFTWRLPSIKELHTIVNYNNSPAVESNFMNVTPHSYWSSTSIDADSNNFLYVNFLRGETYENSSDQLWKAVCVSGGSVPGSDFVKSEDGAVITDTVTQLVWENRTVSNIVVSWDIALSYCENLDHGGYTDWRLPNINELQTLYDHTQHSPSANDVFDTFDAQAEYYSGAPFGYYYWSSTSVPGDSSAALFGGFTNGVTEYELKMLLYNTICVRGGYKVSVP, encoded by the coding sequence ATGCGAAAGTTAATTGTTTTAGTCATGCTTATCAGCGGGTTGCTGATGGGCTGCGATTCCAGGATCTTTGAGGGCAGAAGCGGTAAGGGAGAACCGGATGCAGAAAACCCTTACAAAGGCTTCTATACCGGGGTGTACTCAAGCCCGTCTGTTTCCGGTGCATGGAGCATCACTGTAGACGGAGACGGAGATATAACGGGCATAGCTGAGGATGCGTATAACTCATATGAATCATTCAGTCTGATCGGCAGTGTGAATGAAGACGGCAGTGCTGTTGTTATCGGCAACTCTTTTGTATCAAAACTCAGAGCGGCGGGAATCATCAGCTTCACATTTGATGACCTCGGCGCAGACTCAATAACGGGCACATGGAGCAAGGACGGCGGAACTTCAACAGGTTCGTTCAGCGGTGTTCTGCTTTATCAGGGTACGCCTCCTGTTAACACATCTCCGCAGATTTCCGGCACACCGATCATAGAAATTACTGCCGGAAATTTATATGACTTTACCCCCATCTCTTTTGATGCAGATGATGATACGGTAACATTTACCATACTCAATAAGCCTCTCTGGGCTGATTTCAACAGTGAAACCGGAGCACTGACAGGCACTCCAGCTTCCGGCGATGTCGGGGTTTATGATGAAATTGTGATAACTGCCGTGGACGGCAGAGGCGGTTACGACCACCTCGATATGTTCAGTATAACAGTTAACGCTGCCAACTCTGCTCCTGAGATTTCAGGAACTCCGCAGACAGCTATAACTGCTTTTTCAGCTTACAGTTTTACGCCCGGCGCGAATGATACGGACAATGACCCTCTCACATTCAGCATAACAAATAAGCCTGACTGGGCAACATTCAGCACGTCAACAGGCGCTCTTACCGGAACGCCTGATAATAGTGATGCGGCTGTTTACAGCGGCATCGTTATCAGCGTATCAGACGGGAACGGCGGTTCAGCTTCACTTCCGGCATTCAGTATTACCGTGGCTTATCTGAACTCTGCTCCGACAATAGATGGCACACCGAACGGTTCAACAGTTTTCGGACAGGCTTATTCGTTTATTCCAAATGCTGCGGATGCTGATAATGATCCCCTGACATTCAGCATAACGAACAAGCCTGACTGGGCAACTTTCAATACATCCACAGGCGCTCTTACAGGTACTCCGACTCTGGGGAATGCAGGGGGGTATGATAATATAACTATAAGCGTATCTGACGGTACTGCCGACTCGGTTGAACTTGCCGAGTTCGGGATCAAGGTTCTGGGCGGCGTAGTGAAGACCGGATCGACGGGTTCATTTGGTTTTGATGATGCCTATTATGAAAATATAGGTTATGGAATTACCAGAAATTTCTCAGACGATTTAATATTCGGCTATATTGTAGATAATAATTATGGTCTGAGATGGCTGAATGAATTAAATAATAATACCTACACTCATGCTGATGCTGTAAGCTATTGTGCGACTAAAACGGTCGGAGGATTCACATGGCGGTTACCTTCCATAAAAGAGCTCCATACTATTGTTAACTACAATAACAGCCCTGCTGTTGAAAGTAATTTTATGAACGTTACTCCGCATTCTTACTGGTCATCAACATCCATTGACGCAGACTCTAATAATTTTCTATATGTAAACTTCTTAAGAGGGGAAACATACGAAAATTCGTCAGATCAGCTCTGGAAGGCGGTATGTGTAAGCGGTGGCAGTGTTCCAGGCAGTGACTTTGTAAAAAGTGAGGACGGTGCCGTTATAACCGATACAGTTACTCAGCTTGTGTGGGAAAACAGAACAGTATCCAATATTGTGGTTTCCTGGGATATAGCTCTTTCCTATTGCGAGAACCTTGATCATGGCGGTTATACTGACTGGAGGCTTCCGAATATTAACGAACTCCAGACACTTTACGATCATACGCAGCACTCTCCGTCAGCAAATGATGTATTTGATACTTTCGATGCTCAGGCAGAATACTACTCCGGTGCTCCGTTTGGATACTACTATTGGTCATCCACCTCTGTACCCGGTGATTCCTCTGCTGCTCTGTTTGGAGGTTTCACCAACGGCGTGACCGAGTATGAATTAAAAATGTTGCTCTACAATACTATATGCGTAAGAGGCGGCTATAAGGTTTCTGTTCCTTGA
- the proC gene encoding pyrroline-5-carboxylate reductase, with product MSLSNRKIGFIGAGNMAFALMKGLVNSGLVPPENIMASDPEPSRFEDLSKSLNITITTDNIAVAKKSDIIMICVKPQVAKYVMDEISQFLKEKLLISIAAGVKTEFFEHYLSGLRVIRVMSNTPALVGEGSSAICAGKYAGKPELEIADKLFCSVGKVAVIEEKYMDAVTGLSGSGPAYVFKFIEALSDAGVKLGLSRETSRMLAAQTVYGSAKLVLETGEHPMALKDMVTSPGGTTIVGVHMLEKGGFSAAVIDAVEEATKRSEELGKK from the coding sequence ATGTCATTAAGTAACAGAAAGATCGGGTTTATCGGGGCAGGAAACATGGCGTTTGCATTGATGAAAGGGCTTGTGAACTCCGGTCTTGTACCACCTGAAAACATTATGGCATCTGACCCGGAACCATCGAGATTTGAAGATTTAAGCAAATCGCTGAATATCACCATCACCACCGATAATATAGCGGTCGCGAAAAAGAGCGATATTATAATGATCTGCGTAAAACCGCAGGTAGCTAAGTACGTTATGGATGAGATAAGCCAGTTCCTCAAGGAAAAGCTGCTTATTTCCATTGCGGCCGGTGTGAAAACCGAGTTTTTCGAGCATTACCTCAGCGGGCTTCGGGTCATAAGGGTTATGTCCAATACCCCCGCACTTGTGGGAGAAGGTTCCTCAGCTATCTGCGCCGGGAAATATGCCGGAAAGCCGGAACTTGAGATCGCGGACAAGCTTTTCTGCTCTGTGGGCAAGGTGGCTGTGATAGAGGAAAAATATATGGACGCTGTGACGGGTCTCTCCGGTAGCGGCCCTGCTTATGTTTTCAAGTTTATAGAGGCTCTTTCCGATGCGGGCGTGAAGCTAGGGTTAAGCCGCGAAACTTCCCGTATGCTTGCTGCGCAGACTGTTTACGGTTCCGCTAAGCTTGTACTGGAAACAGGGGAACATCCCATGGCACTTAAGGATATGGTTACATCCCCCGGCGGAACAACCATTGTGGGCGTCCACATGCTTGAAAAAGGCGGCTTCTCCGCCGCTGTCATTGACGCTGTTGAGGAAGCGACTAAGCGTTCGGAAGAGCTTGGGAAGAAATAG
- a CDS encoding LysR family transcriptional regulator: MELYQLKSFAVIAEMKNLTKAAGSLNISQSALSTQIKSLEDELGLELFTRNSRGMELNDKGRVLLTHAQEILKAADEMKRKANMLGDTVIGDVTVGINTEPAFLRVSEISRLIALEYPELNVILMACQSVDTEDMLKRRMLDASFFYHHPISSEIEYEVLEDAEICIAGTADFLEGKSSWQEIAGTPWVWAGYGCPFYIAVLSKFEALGLKIKQAINCEDEYVIRELVLDGHGLGMLRLERARQLEKEGRLVIWKDGIVPVKLCLGWLKGRSDDPEVNVVRNAVRKIFQHNMEPSVGAHGAMWSLT, from the coding sequence ATGGAGCTTTACCAGCTGAAATCCTTTGCCGTTATCGCGGAAATGAAAAACCTCACTAAAGCCGCCGGAAGCCTTAATATAAGCCAGTCTGCGCTCAGTACTCAGATTAAAAGTCTTGAGGACGAGCTGGGGCTTGAACTCTTTACGCGCAACTCCAGAGGGATGGAACTGAACGATAAGGGGAGAGTGCTTCTCACCCATGCTCAGGAAATTCTTAAAGCGGCTGATGAAATGAAACGCAAAGCGAACATGCTGGGCGATACGGTTATTGGCGATGTTACTGTCGGCATAAACACTGAACCCGCCTTCCTGCGGGTGAGTGAGATCTCAAGGCTTATCGCTCTGGAATATCCTGAACTGAATGTGATCCTAATGGCCTGTCAGAGTGTAGACACGGAGGATATGCTGAAACGCAGAATGCTGGATGCAAGTTTCTTCTATCATCACCCCATAAGCAGCGAAATAGAATATGAGGTTCTGGAGGATGCGGAAATCTGCATAGCCGGAACGGCTGATTTTCTCGAAGGGAAGAGTTCATGGCAGGAAATAGCCGGAACACCATGGGTTTGGGCTGGTTACGGATGCCCGTTTTATATAGCTGTCCTCTCCAAGTTTGAGGCTCTGGGGCTTAAAATCAAACAGGCGATCAACTGCGAGGATGAATACGTGATAAGGGAGCTTGTGCTTGACGGTCACGGACTGGGGATGCTTCGTCTGGAAAGAGCCAGACAGCTTGAAAAAGAGGGCAGGCTTGTTATCTGGAAGGACGGCATAGTCCCTGTAAAACTGTGCCTCGGCTGGCTGAAAGGGCGCAGTGACGACCCGGAGGTTAATGTGGTGAGAAACGCAGTGAGAAAGATTTTTCAGCATAACATGGAGCCTTCCGTGGGTGCTCACGGTGCAATGTGGAGCCTGACCTGA
- the leuB gene encoding 3-isopropylmalate dehydrogenase — protein MHKIAVLPGDGIGPEVMKQAIKVLGKISEKYNTKFEFSFADVGGIAIDNHGTPLPESTLKLCEASEAILFGSVGGPKWENLPPAQQPERGALLPLRKHFGLFANLRPVKIFKALIDSSSLKNSLIPDGLDIVFFRELTGGIYFGQPKEISEDRQSARDTMLYTVPEVERIARQAFEAARMRGKKVTSVDKANVLMTSVLWRETVTRLHKEEYSDVELAHMYVDNAAMQLVRYPSQFDVIVTENMFGDILSDEAAMLTGSLGMLPSASLNEDGFGLYEPIGGTAPDIAGQNIANPIAQIMSAALMLRYSFKMDDAASNIEKAIETLLSEGIRTRDIYIDGQGQKLVNTDEIGDLIVSRI, from the coding sequence ATGCATAAAATTGCGGTATTGCCCGGCGACGGCATAGGTCCGGAGGTAATGAAACAGGCCATCAAAGTTCTCGGAAAAATTTCAGAAAAATATAATACAAAATTTGAGTTCAGCTTCGCCGATGTAGGCGGAATAGCCATAGATAACCACGGAACCCCCCTGCCCGAATCAACACTGAAGCTCTGCGAAGCATCGGAGGCTATCCTCTTCGGTTCAGTGGGCGGCCCTAAATGGGAGAACCTTCCCCCTGCTCAGCAGCCGGAGAGAGGCGCTCTTCTCCCTCTGAGAAAGCACTTCGGTCTCTTTGCCAACCTTCGCCCGGTGAAAATTTTCAAAGCGCTTATAGATTCAAGCTCACTTAAAAACTCACTCATCCCCGACGGTCTGGACATTGTTTTCTTCCGTGAGCTCACCGGCGGAATCTATTTCGGTCAGCCGAAGGAAATAAGCGAAGACAGACAGAGCGCCAGAGACACCATGCTTTATACAGTGCCTGAGGTAGAGCGCATAGCAAGACAGGCTTTTGAAGCCGCCAGAATGCGCGGGAAGAAGGTGACAAGTGTGGATAAGGCGAATGTTCTCATGACAAGCGTGCTCTGGAGAGAAACAGTCACAAGGCTTCACAAAGAGGAGTATTCCGATGTGGAGCTTGCTCATATGTATGTGGACAATGCCGCAATGCAGCTCGTGCGCTACCCCTCACAGTTTGACGTTATCGTTACAGAAAACATGTTCGGCGATATTCTCAGCGATGAAGCGGCAATGCTCACAGGATCTCTTGGTATGCTTCCTTCCGCCTCACTTAATGAGGACGGATTCGGACTTTATGAACCCATCGGCGGCACAGCCCCGGACATAGCCGGACAGAACATAGCAAACCCCATAGCACAGATTATGTCAGCGGCGCTGATGCTCCGCTACAGCTTCAAAATGGACGATGCTGCAAGCAACATAGAAAAAGCTATCGAAACCCTCCTCTCAGAAGGCATAAGAACCCGCGACATCTACATCGACGGTCAGGGACAAAAACTCGTCAACACCGATGAAATTGGTGACTTGATAGTAAGCAGGATATAA
- a CDS encoding alpha/beta hydrolase, with translation MKLLIVIAVCLAAVGLFFMGRSKLITLRPFVNLKGVQDYELEVMDYKRAESEIVKENENYPKLYKGGRTGVLLIHGFTGAPYELLPLAEYLHKEGFTVYLARVAGHGSDPANLNQLTYEDWYESVKYGYFLLKNNCDKVIVAGQSMGGLIAVNTVVNCGADGLVLLAPCIRIKNPLSAFVPYVKYFKKYDKKNIEADEQKFFYNKYPMEGVHQLIMFTEYTAPLAEKIKVPVLMFQHLGDKVVRAEASEEFFGRISSQDKKAVYFENDDSGYHALCGEKNPHRDVMFAEIKEWIDVIK, from the coding sequence ATGAAACTCCTCATTGTTATTGCTGTCTGTCTTGCTGCTGTCGGGCTTTTTTTCATGGGCAGGTCAAAGCTTATAACCCTCAGGCCGTTTGTGAATCTCAAAGGGGTTCAGGATTATGAGCTTGAGGTGATGGACTATAAACGCGCCGAATCTGAAATAGTGAAGGAAAATGAGAACTACCCTAAGCTGTATAAAGGCGGCAGGACGGGTGTTCTGCTTATACACGGCTTTACCGGAGCGCCTTATGAGCTTCTGCCTCTGGCGGAATACCTGCATAAGGAAGGTTTCACGGTTTATCTTGCAAGGGTCGCCGGGCATGGGTCAGACCCGGCCAATCTCAATCAGCTCACCTATGAGGACTGGTATGAATCCGTTAAATACGGCTACTTCCTGCTTAAGAATAACTGTGATAAGGTGATTGTCGCAGGTCAGAGCATGGGCGGACTCATTGCTGTGAACACTGTGGTTAACTGCGGGGCGGACGGGCTTGTGCTCCTTGCGCCCTGTATAAGGATAAAGAATCCGCTTTCGGCCTTTGTGCCTTATGTGAAATATTTTAAGAAGTACGATAAAAAGAATATTGAGGCGGACGAGCAGAAATTCTTCTATAATAAATATCCTATGGAAGGGGTGCACCAGCTTATAATGTTCACCGAATACACAGCACCCCTTGCAGAGAAGATAAAAGTGCCTGTTTTGATGTTTCAGCATCTGGGCGACAAGGTAGTCCGAGCCGAGGCATCGGAAGAGTTTTTCGGGCGGATTAGCAGTCAGGATAAGAAGGCTGTGTATTTTGAGAATGATGACAGCGGCTACCATGCCCTGTGCGGTGAAAAAAATCCGCACAGAGATGTAATGTTCGCTGAGATTAAGGAGTGGATAGATGTCATTAAGTAA
- a CDS encoding DUF1820 family protein: MKKKLFRIDFINAAKENLTIHASKVNPSSFLGLIEVTDIVFMDSSDIILNPQDDKIKKEFKNVERTFLPLNSIIRIDEVILEKETPVIRLYEKQD, translated from the coding sequence ATGAAAAAAAAACTTTTCAGGATTGACTTCATAAACGCCGCCAAGGAAAACCTCACCATCCACGCATCAAAAGTGAACCCTTCCTCCTTTCTGGGGCTCATAGAGGTGACGGATATAGTCTTTATGGACTCCTCCGACATTATTCTCAACCCGCAGGATGACAAAATAAAAAAAGAATTTAAGAATGTTGAGCGCACCTTTCTGCCGCTAAACTCCATAATCAGGATAGACGAAGTGATTCTGGAAAAAGAGACCCCTGTCATACGCCTGTACGAAAAGCAGGACTGA
- a CDS encoding PHP domain-containing protein, with product MIDLHCHSVFSDGTKMPAELVRMADSKRIRHLALTDHDTVAGLPDFFAAKGNTERIAGTEISIEFSPGTMHVVGLFIDYKNPGLTSKLNELLIARKERNDSMLKEVGRLVGRDVTEEEVSTSNLGELGRPHIAKFLIREGIVADMEEAFDKYLGKGKPVYRERKRFSFEESAGMIHSAGGITILAHPFSMRLEKDAYLPYIKGMMDKGLDAVETYCSYHSEEDTLFFNDLAKKLSLPVSAGSDYHGENKTNVKLGKWNCRLPNPENVLYALKKKAEQYR from the coding sequence ATGATAGATCTCCACTGCCATTCAGTTTTTTCTGACGGAACCAAAATGCCCGCCGAGCTGGTGCGTATGGCAGATTCAAAACGGATAAGGCATCTGGCGCTCACCGATCATGACACAGTTGCCGGACTGCCGGATTTTTTTGCTGCAAAAGGCAATACCGAAAGGATAGCAGGAACAGAGATCAGCATTGAGTTCTCACCCGGAACCATGCATGTGGTGGGGCTTTTCATAGATTACAAAAATCCCGGACTCACATCAAAACTTAATGAGCTTCTCATTGCCAGAAAGGAGCGGAATGACAGCATGCTCAAAGAGGTGGGCAGACTTGTGGGCAGAGATGTTACTGAGGAAGAGGTGAGCACTTCAAACCTGGGCGAACTCGGCAGGCCGCACATTGCCAAGTTTCTGATAAGAGAGGGTATTGTTGCGGATATGGAAGAGGCATTCGACAAATATCTGGGCAAAGGCAAACCTGTTTACCGGGAGAGAAAAAGGTTCAGCTTTGAGGAAAGCGCGGGGATGATACACTCTGCGGGCGGAATAACTATTCTGGCTCACCCCTTCAGCATGAGGTTGGAGAAGGATGCTTATCTGCCTTACATCAAAGGGATGATGGATAAGGGGCTTGATGCTGTCGAAACTTACTGCTCATACCACTCGGAAGAAGACACTTTATTTTTTAATGATTTAGCCAAAAAACTCAGCCTGCCTGTCTCCGCAGGAAGCGATTACCACGGCGAAAACAAAACAAACGTCAAGCTGGGCAAATGGAACTGCCGTCTGCCTAATCCTGAAAATGTTCTCTATGCTTTAAAAAAGAAGGCAGAACAGTATAGGTGA
- a CDS encoding LptF/LptG family permease — MNTLQRYIIREIVPLFIFGNALFVVFLLLEKLINLADLFFTKNVPGLLITQTVIYYLPSFLMITIPTSALMASMVGFGRMSSDSEITVMKAAGAGGRFFLKPAAAVGVGAFLFALVMSVYLMPLGSSLAINNLTKIAKSISVKDMKENEMYDEIPGLLFYADKRPDDNEFGKIVVIDKNTGTIITAETGAIVPSEESALVMNFSNGRVVAETAGEERTVVRFGSMAMNLPFELKDKFSKRDEYFMTMTELAESFGEHVNYRFEFSKRLALPVAGLLMGILGMSLGIFFHRSGRSIGIPLSLGLTLFYYMIFFTSLNLARAGVIDGFFAPWIANIFFTFVTMFMAYRVLK; from the coding sequence ATGAACACTCTGCAAAGATACATAATCAGAGAGATAGTGCCGCTTTTCATATTCGGCAACGCTCTCTTTGTTGTTTTTCTTTTACTTGAAAAACTCATCAACCTTGCAGATCTGTTTTTTACCAAAAATGTACCCGGCCTGCTGATAACGCAGACTGTCATATACTACCTCCCCTCATTTCTCATGATAACCATCCCCACATCCGCACTCATGGCGAGCATGGTCGGATTCGGCAGAATGTCCTCCGATTCGGAAATAACTGTAATGAAAGCCGCAGGAGCAGGCGGCAGATTCTTCCTCAAACCGGCTGCGGCTGTCGGCGTGGGCGCCTTTCTTTTTGCCCTTGTTATGAGCGTTTATCTTATGCCTTTGGGGAGCAGTCTTGCCATAAACAACCTTACTAAAATAGCAAAGAGCATATCCGTGAAGGATATGAAAGAAAACGAAATGTACGATGAAATACCCGGACTCCTGTTTTACGCCGATAAAAGACCGGATGACAACGAGTTCGGAAAAATCGTGGTGATAGATAAAAACACAGGCACAATCATAACCGCAGAGACAGGAGCCATTGTGCCGTCAGAGGAATCCGCCCTTGTTATGAACTTCTCAAACGGGCGCGTTGTGGCGGAAACCGCGGGTGAGGAAAGAACTGTGGTACGCTTCGGAAGCATGGCTATGAACCTCCCTTTTGAGCTTAAGGATAAGTTCAGCAAAAGGGATGAATATTTCATGACCATGACAGAACTGGCGGAGAGCTTCGGTGAGCACGTCAACTACAGGTTTGAGTTTTCAAAACGCCTTGCGCTTCCTGTTGCCGGGCTCCTTATGGGTATTCTCGGCATGTCGCTGGGCATATTCTTCCACCGTTCAGGACGCTCCATAGGCATACCGCTTTCTCTGGGGCTTACTCTTTTTTACTATATGATATTCTTCACATCGCTGAACCTTGCCCGCGCAGGGGTAATTGACGGTTTTTTTGCTCCGTGGATAGCTAATATATTCTTCACTTTCGTTACAATGTTCATGGCCTACAGGGTGCTGAAATGA
- a CDS encoding LptF/LptG family permease, with translation MKKFHVYFIKQFLKLAFFILFFVVILNIVANTSMHTKLMAKHNISFISLLIFESIELPSAIYESMPMALAITTMATIIMMIRSNELLAYVSLGGRLRDLLFPMLGIGVVVFGILMFMADRINPWVENTRKKYETEQFDRQPYVTKGKLTDVWMKDGEEGFVHMELVDPINREFFDVTFYRMDDSFEIDRVTSIKDARPRGDKWELTDIKVYDIKPRPELIHVFDNNTVESRLFSDLADLPVNKPKFLSLGELSKIIKVLKKQKLNAAAYELMVFKSYGHAVSAVIIMFLVFPVCVNFSRHSSYILSAVNALALAVAYWLSVSSFQSLGKTGVMSPLTVSIIPNVLFLAVAIFLVYRRETAS, from the coding sequence ATGAAAAAATTCCATGTATATTTCATAAAACAGTTTCTGAAACTGGCATTTTTTATCCTGTTCTTTGTGGTGATCCTGAACATCGTGGCCAATACTTCCATGCATACAAAACTGATGGCAAAGCATAATATATCGTTCATCTCGCTTCTTATTTTTGAATCAATAGAGCTTCCCAGCGCCATATACGAATCAATGCCTATGGCGCTTGCCATAACCACAATGGCCACGATAATCATGATGATACGCAGCAACGAACTTCTGGCCTATGTAAGCCTCGGCGGAAGACTGCGCGACCTGCTGTTCCCTATGCTGGGGATAGGTGTTGTTGTTTTCGGCATACTCATGTTCATGGCGGACAGGATTAACCCGTGGGTGGAAAACACCAGAAAGAAATACGAAACCGAGCAGTTTGACAGACAGCCATACGTAACCAAGGGCAAGCTCACCGATGTCTGGATGAAGGACGGTGAAGAAGGCTTCGTGCATATGGAGCTTGTTGACCCCATCAACCGTGAGTTTTTTGATGTGACATTCTACAGGATGGATGACTCCTTTGAGATAGACAGAGTGACAAGCATAAAGGATGCAAGGCCAAGGGGCGACAAATGGGAACTCACGGATATTAAAGTTTACGATATAAAACCGAGACCTGAGCTCATCCATGTTTTTGACAACAATACAGTCGAATCCCGCCTGTTCTCAGATCTTGCAGATCTCCCTGTAAACAAGCCTAAGTTTCTCTCTCTGGGAGAGCTTTCCAAGATTATAAAGGTGCTGAAAAAGCAGAAGCTTAATGCCGCTGCTTACGAACTTATGGTGTTCAAAAGCTATGGTCACGCGGTAAGCGCTGTGATCATCATGTTTCTCGTTTTTCCCGTCTGCGTGAATTTCAGCAGACACTCCTCATACATCCTCAGCGCTGTGAACGCACTGGCTCTGGCTGTGGCATACTGGCTGTCAGTAAGCTCCTTCCAGTCACTGGGCAAAACAGGCGTTATGTCGCCCCTGACGGTCAGCATAATTCCGAATGTGCTGTTTCTTGCTGTTGCGATATTCCTTGTTTACCGCAGGGAAACCGCCTCTTAA